The Brasilonema sennae CENA114 genome includes a region encoding these proteins:
- a CDS encoding rod shape-determining protein: protein MGIDLGTANTLVYVSGKGIVLQEPSVVAIDLNEKVPIAVGEEAKKMLGRTPANVIAVRPLRDGVIADFDTAEVMLKSFIQRVNEGKSLVLPRIVIGIPSGVTGVERRAVMDAASQAGAREVYLIDEPVAAAIGAGLPVTEATGNMIIDIGGGTTEVAVLSLQGTVLSESVRIAGDELTEAIMQYLKKVHNLVIGERTAEDIKIRIGSAYPTHDDDEAMMEVRGLHLLSGLPRTVTIKGPEVRESMSEPLLVIIEAVKRTLERIPPELASDIIDRGIMLAGGGALLKGVDTLISHETGIVTHIATDPLSCVVMGTGRVLENFKQMERIFSGRSRNM from the coding sequence ATGGGTATTGACCTTGGTACCGCAAACACCCTCGTTTATGTATCAGGTAAAGGCATTGTTCTGCAAGAACCTTCCGTAGTGGCGATTGACCTAAACGAAAAGGTTCCAATAGCAGTTGGAGAAGAAGCAAAAAAAATGCTCGGTCGCACACCTGCGAATGTAATTGCAGTGCGCCCCTTGCGTGATGGTGTCATCGCTGACTTCGATACAGCAGAAGTGATGCTAAAAAGCTTTATCCAAAGAGTCAACGAGGGCAAATCTCTAGTATTACCAAGAATTGTCATTGGTATTCCTAGTGGGGTAACAGGGGTAGAAAGAAGAGCTGTCATGGATGCGGCTTCTCAAGCTGGGGCAAGAGAAGTTTACTTGATTGATGAACCAGTGGCTGCAGCAATTGGGGCAGGACTACCTGTCACTGAAGCAACAGGCAATATGATTATTGATATTGGTGGCGGGACAACAGAAGTTGCCGTGTTGAGCCTGCAAGGGACAGTGCTTTCTGAATCAGTACGTATTGCTGGAGATGAACTGACCGAAGCCATCATGCAGTATCTGAAGAAAGTTCATAACCTAGTCATAGGGGAACGTACTGCTGAAGACATCAAAATTCGCATAGGATCAGCATATCCCACTCATGATGATGATGAGGCCATGATGGAAGTTCGAGGCTTGCACCTGCTTTCTGGTTTACCGCGAACTGTCACAATTAAAGGGCCAGAAGTACGTGAAAGTATGTCGGAACCTTTGTTGGTGATTATCGAAGCGGTGAAGCGGACTTTGGAACGCATCCCGCCAGAGTTGGCATCAGATATCATTGACCGAGGAATTATGCTAGCTGGTGGAGGTGCGCTGCTCAAAGGAGTAGATACCTTAATCAGCCATGAGACTGGAATAGTAACGCACATCGCTACTGACCCATTAAGCTGTGTTGTTATGGGCACAGGTCGTGTGTTAGAAAATTTCAAGCAGATGGAAAGAATTTTCAGCGGGCGTTCTCGCAATATGTAA
- the mreC gene encoding rod shape-determining protein MreC, with protein MFTARRWWERRGLQIGLLGIVVGGAWVLRQTQGALMFEIYEGITRPIQMLQTPPAQEERFKGGQLLELQTQITELKNQNKKLKQLLSYVEKEPPSSRPIVARVMTRGADNWWQQVTLNRGSLAGIQEGYIVKADGGLAGLIESVTPNTSRVLLISDLKSQVGVTVSRTGAKGVLRGDSSADGVLEFYEKVPNVKPGDVVTTSTYSQKFPSGLAIGRVKSLDLKKLPASVGKVELFPSIRSLDWVAVYPKPQTQKPENVGSVNQKSEKSK; from the coding sequence ATGTTTACGGCACGTCGGTGGTGGGAGCGCAGAGGATTACAAATAGGGTTGCTAGGTATAGTTGTTGGTGGTGCTTGGGTGCTTCGACAAACTCAAGGTGCTCTAATGTTTGAGATATATGAAGGGATAACCCGTCCAATTCAGATGTTGCAGACACCACCTGCTCAAGAAGAACGTTTCAAAGGTGGTCAGCTTTTGGAACTGCAAACCCAGATCACAGAACTGAAAAACCAAAATAAAAAGTTAAAACAGTTATTAAGCTACGTAGAAAAAGAACCTCCATCATCCCGCCCCATTGTCGCGCGAGTAATGACGCGTGGTGCTGACAACTGGTGGCAACAAGTGACTCTCAATCGTGGAAGCCTTGCAGGTATTCAGGAAGGTTATATCGTTAAGGCTGATGGTGGATTGGCGGGTCTGATAGAAAGCGTAACTCCCAATACTAGCCGTGTGCTGTTAATTAGTGATCTCAAGAGTCAAGTTGGTGTAACAGTCAGCCGCACAGGGGCAAAGGGTGTTTTGCGAGGAGATTCCTCTGCTGATGGAGTCCTGGAATTTTATGAAAAAGTCCCAAATGTAAAACCTGGAGACGTAGTTACTACATCTACCTATAGTCAGAAGTTTCCTTCCGGATTGGCTATCGGACGAGTGAAGTCTTTAGATTTAAAGAAACTTCCCGCATCAGTGGGGAAAGTGGAACTTTTCCCGTCGATACGCTCTTTGGATTGGGTGGCGGTATATCCTAAACCACAAACTCAGAAACCAGAAAATGTCGGTTCTGTCAATCAAAAGTCAGAAAAATCTAAATGA
- the mreD gene encoding rod shape-determining protein MreD — MRTPQLQSTSKKKPKPPRRKPKIQIVALSRWHPRLRQFTDWAIITGSVMLCLLMLLIRIPGMELLGIGPNWPVIWVVAWSVKRSAFSGAFAGVVLGLLQDAMTSPDPTHALSLAVVGSLTGLLQKQRFIQEDFISIALIVFGMALWSETIFASQLILMGDRNPADVWAYFQKVALASAILSSLWAPVLYFPLNRWWQQLKLAQQS, encoded by the coding sequence ATGAGGACTCCTCAATTACAAAGCACTAGCAAAAAGAAGCCAAAACCGCCAAGACGAAAACCCAAAATTCAAATCGTCGCGCTTTCTCGTTGGCACCCGCGCTTACGTCAGTTCACTGATTGGGCGATCATAACTGGATCAGTCATGTTATGCTTACTGATGCTGTTAATCCGAATTCCTGGTATGGAATTATTGGGAATAGGACCAAACTGGCCTGTGATTTGGGTAGTAGCTTGGAGTGTCAAGCGCTCAGCTTTTAGTGGCGCATTCGCAGGTGTTGTTTTGGGTTTACTACAAGATGCTATGACATCACCTGATCCAACTCATGCTTTGAGTTTGGCGGTGGTTGGAAGTCTAACTGGTCTGTTGCAGAAGCAGCGTTTTATACAAGAAGATTTTATTTCTATTGCCTTAATTGTCTTTGGTATGGCACTATGGTCAGAGACAATTTTTGCATCGCAGTTGATTTTAATGGGCGATCGCAATCCGGCAGATGTCTGGGCATATTTTCAAAAAGTCGCTCTTGCCTCTGCCATTCTCAGTAGCCTCTGGGCACCAGTACTTTATTTTCCCCTAAATCGCTGGTGGCAGCAACTAAAATTAGCACAACAGTCATAA
- the ribD gene encoding bifunctional diaminohydroxyphosphoribosylaminopyrimidine deaminase/5-amino-6-(5-phosphoribosylamino)uracil reductase RibD: MDNLPMIAQPDALIAGSGFHDDSHPKQTLGSDFDHAMMRRCIELARRALGRTSPNPMVGAVIVKDGEIVGEGFHPRAGEPHAEVFALKAAGENAGGATIYVSLEPCNHYGRTPPCSEGLVAAGVAKVVVGTVDPNPLVAGGGIARLRAAGIEVLVGVEEQACKKLNEGFIHRILHHRPFGILKYAMTLDGKIATTTGHSAWVTNKDARSEVHQLRAGCDAVIVGGNTIRQDNPYLTSHREGAHNPLRVVMSRSLDLPQNARIWETAEAPTLVFTEKGANPDFQELLRNLGVEVVELTPLTPDKVMAYLYERGFCSVLWECGGLLAANAIAQGAVQKVFAFIAPKIVGGAHAPTPVGDLGLTSMSEALSLERVEIRVVGSDCLVEGYLPSHQL; the protein is encoded by the coding sequence ATGGATAATTTACCAATGATCGCTCAACCAGATGCTTTGATTGCAGGGTCAGGATTTCACGATGATTCACATCCAAAACAAACACTGGGAAGTGACTTTGACCACGCTATGATGCGGCGGTGTATAGAACTCGCCCGTCGCGCTTTAGGACGCACTTCCCCAAACCCAATGGTTGGGGCGGTGATTGTCAAAGATGGCGAGATTGTTGGCGAAGGGTTTCATCCGCGTGCTGGTGAGCCGCACGCAGAAGTTTTTGCCCTGAAAGCAGCAGGTGAAAATGCTGGTGGAGCAACGATTTACGTGAGCTTGGAGCCTTGCAATCACTATGGACGTACTCCCCCTTGTTCAGAAGGATTGGTAGCCGCTGGGGTCGCTAAGGTGGTTGTGGGGACGGTTGACCCTAATCCACTTGTTGCAGGTGGTGGTATCGCCCGTCTACGGGCTGCGGGGATAGAGGTTTTGGTGGGAGTCGAAGAGCAAGCTTGTAAAAAGTTAAATGAAGGCTTTATCCACCGCATTCTCCATCATCGACCTTTTGGTATTTTAAAATATGCCATGACTTTAGATGGCAAAATTGCGACGACGACTGGTCATAGTGCTTGGGTGACAAATAAGGATGCTCGCAGTGAAGTTCATCAATTGCGAGCTGGTTGCGATGCGGTGATTGTTGGTGGAAACACAATTAGACAGGATAATCCTTATTTGACTAGCCATCGCGAAGGAGCACATAATCCCCTGCGGGTGGTGATGAGCCGCAGTTTGGATTTACCTCAAAACGCTCGTATCTGGGAAACTGCAGAAGCTCCCACTTTGGTTTTCACAGAAAAAGGAGCTAATCCCGATTTTCAAGAGTTGTTGCGGAACCTGGGAGTGGAAGTGGTGGAGTTAACACCACTCACACCAGATAAAGTGATGGCGTATTTATACGAGCGAGGATTTTGCAGCGTGTTATGGGAGTGCGGTGGTCTTTTAGCTGCTAATGCGATCGCCCAAGGAGCAGTACAAAAAGTTTTTGCTTTTATTGCTCCTAAAATCGTTGGTGGTGCTCATGCTCCTACACCTGTGGGTGACTTAGGTTTGACCTCCATGAGTGAGGCGCTATCCTTGGAACGTGTAGAGATACGGGTAGTTGGTTCTGACTGTTTGGTAGAGGGTTATTTGCCGAGTCATCAGTTATGA
- a CDS encoding 3'-5' exonuclease translates to MSLPQPIGRQKEVLYLPARGHFAVLGTAGSGKTTLAILRSAFLGNPRTEHCGKTLLVTFNKALVTYLKHLQDIKLVNVKIENYHLFARGYLAFRNKMSRYAILTPDDREALVKQAVNNLSWQYSLHPLFDYPVELFSEEIRWIAHYGITTYEEYQNLDVSSDREMRFKEEERELVFEIYQTYLNLRQQSGKKYDWDDIATTVCEEFDADTSKRLYKHIVIDEGQDFSPQMIRSLASAIPADGSLTFFGDVAQQIYGHRISWRDAGLDIRQVWEFKQNYRNTKQIAKLGLAISKMPYFKGVPDLVEPVSPPADGALPTIVEFSSPDQEILFVVSEAIALARMQSVAILFRDRQDEKLIGQYLPKGTIRLHREMTTWQAGAGIRYGTYHSAKGLEFDAVILPFCNNKKLPDPEAVEAFGEPDASAQDGRLLYVGVTRAKTRLIITYCGEITSLLPSDTSLYERVKR, encoded by the coding sequence ATGAGTCTACCTCAGCCAATTGGTCGCCAAAAAGAGGTGCTATATCTACCAGCACGGGGGCACTTCGCTGTTTTAGGAACTGCGGGAAGTGGTAAAACAACACTTGCTATTTTGCGATCAGCTTTTCTTGGTAATCCAAGGACTGAACATTGCGGCAAGACGTTGTTAGTCACATTTAATAAAGCGCTTGTAACTTACCTAAAACACCTTCAAGACATCAAACTAGTCAACGTGAAGATCGAGAACTACCATCTCTTTGCGAGGGGATATCTCGCTTTTCGCAATAAAATGTCTCGTTATGCGATTCTCACTCCAGATGATCGCGAGGCTTTAGTGAAGCAAGCGGTAAACAATCTTTCATGGCAGTATAGTTTGCATCCTCTTTTTGATTATCCTGTAGAGCTTTTTTCAGAAGAAATTCGCTGGATAGCACACTATGGTATTACTACTTACGAAGAGTATCAAAATTTGGATGTATCTAGTGATAGAGAAATGCGTTTTAAGGAGGAAGAACGGGAGTTAGTCTTTGAAATCTACCAGACTTACCTAAACCTGCGTCAGCAAAGCGGTAAAAAGTACGACTGGGACGATATAGCGACTACTGTTTGTGAAGAATTCGATGCAGATACATCAAAACGTTTATATAAGCACATCGTAATTGATGAGGGTCAGGACTTTTCGCCACAAATGATTCGCTCCCTTGCCTCGGCTATTCCTGCAGATGGTTCACTGACGTTCTTTGGAGATGTAGCACAGCAAATATATGGACATCGTATATCTTGGCGAGATGCAGGACTTGATATCCGACAAGTTTGGGAATTTAAACAAAATTACCGGAACACCAAACAAATTGCTAAACTTGGACTTGCTATCTCAAAAATGCCTTATTTTAAAGGTGTCCCCGATTTAGTGGAACCAGTTTCACCACCTGCTGACGGTGCGTTACCAACAATCGTTGAATTTTCTTCTCCTGACCAGGAAATACTGTTTGTCGTGAGCGAGGCTATAGCGCTAGCTAGAATGCAAAGCGTGGCAATTCTTTTTCGCGATCGCCAAGATGAAAAACTTATCGGACAATATTTACCAAAAGGAACTATCCGTCTGCATCGAGAGATGACAACTTGGCAAGCCGGGGCTGGTATTAGATATGGAACTTATCATTCAGCAAAAGGTCTTGAATTCGACGCAGTTATTTTGCCATTTTGTAATAATAAGAAATTACCAGACCCCGAAGCAGTAGAAGCTTTCGGTGAACCAGATGCAAGCGCCCAAGATGGAAGATTATTGTATGTTGGTGTTACCCGCGCTAAAACACGGCTGATTATAACGTACTGCGGTGAAATTACTAGTCTTTTACCAAGTGATACCAGCCTTTACGAGAGGGTGAAAAGATGA
- a CDS encoding DarT ssDNA thymidine ADP-ribosyltransferase family protein — MIDSIKREAERRSITRLCHFTPSRNLVHILTGETGILATKHLQKNERSVFTQTDLERLDRHEGYICCSIQYPNAWYFDKAKSKDILFKDWVVLFINPKYLWMSGTRFCPRNAASGYGRGIVEGEQGFKAIFADAIPGAYGITRKRSPNHLVCCPTDDQAEVLIPDQIGISDILAIAVPSETQAKNEAVRLDILGISEDKYKFVVAPDLFNKYNLSNLIRSGKRPDERPWKVGEEL, encoded by the coding sequence ATGATTGATTCGATTAAGCGTGAAGCTGAACGTCGCAGTATAACACGTCTTTGTCATTTTACCCCATCGCGCAACCTCGTTCATATTTTGACAGGTGAAACGGGAATACTGGCAACAAAACATTTACAAAAAAATGAGCGCAGTGTTTTTACACAAACCGATTTAGAGCGACTAGATAGGCATGAAGGATACATATGTTGTTCAATTCAATATCCCAATGCTTGGTATTTTGATAAGGCGAAATCAAAGGATATTCTATTCAAAGATTGGGTTGTACTGTTTATCAACCCTAAGTACCTTTGGATGTCTGGTACTCGTTTCTGTCCACGCAATGCTGCATCGGGTTATGGTAGAGGTATTGTTGAGGGTGAACAGGGGTTTAAAGCTATTTTTGCTGATGCTATTCCTGGAGCCTATGGAATAACTAGAAAGCGATCACCTAATCACTTAGTTTGCTGTCCAACAGATGATCAAGCAGAGGTACTAATACCTGACCAAATTGGAATATCTGACATTTTAGCGATTGCAGTACCAAGTGAAACGCAGGCAAAAAACGAAGCAGTACGCCTTGACATCCTGGGTATTTCTGAAGATAAATACAAATTCGTAGTAGCACCAGATTTATTTAATAAATACAATTTAAGCAACTTGATTCGCTCAGGAAAAAGACCAGATGAAAGACCTTGGAAAGTCGGGGAGGAACTATGA
- a CDS encoding ADP-ribosylglycohydrolase family protein gives MISNEQHLHTISLMTKGQGAFLGAAVGDALGWSQEPEAKRIDKKTSSPAEILDNGFQQWVRKSGGQYYPHHEVILAGEYSDDTQLILCTARSLLYGARWWHHFTKRELPIWTSYERGGGGATKRSAQQWLAGIEPWSSPDKEKKRYFGAGGNGVAMRILPHCLLGATETNFENIAKNIVANGVTTHGHPRALVGGLAYGFAIWVALRETNTLQYGAILEKVLSEVNYWSVLPDLNDICPSWKNSAFQTTDGQYDDSWQHTIKEMLQLLELCQEGMKQGALSIEREVLTKLGCFNKSVKGAGTVSAAAAIFLASRFAANPFYGLLEAGFAHGADTDTIASMTGGILGAIAGIEWLGNYAVKVQDANYIRDIGEHLARNQGDSQTQQADNFTIQKTHLDAFVKQIEVSKPADSILIPDGRKAQISASVNHQSISKSTVAKSWKLTTAEGQSLYVKKLSRPKNNTEINSQLKSISVSEQNFEFQQVNILHVGIEIPVSNLDKSRFFYEKVLGIQVEQESKLLVRCGSIVLINIEYYKKRHGFSSGTTKAPTTHTIDLEVESLDEAYNNVSKVEAKIVKDISKNHERRYFYCLDPDENQIRIFEVKF, from the coding sequence ATGATTAGTAATGAACAGCACCTACATACAATCTCCCTTATGACAAAAGGACAAGGTGCATTTCTTGGCGCAGCTGTTGGTGATGCGTTGGGATGGTCTCAAGAACCAGAAGCTAAGAGAATTGATAAAAAGACTTCTTCTCCAGCAGAAATTTTAGATAATGGATTCCAACAATGGGTGCGGAAGTCAGGGGGGCAATACTACCCTCATCACGAAGTTATTCTTGCTGGTGAATATAGTGACGATACGCAGCTAATTCTTTGTACTGCCAGAAGCTTACTTTATGGCGCACGGTGGTGGCACCATTTCACTAAGCGGGAATTACCAATTTGGACTTCTTACGAACGTGGTGGAGGAGGAGCAACAAAACGATCAGCGCAGCAATGGCTTGCAGGAATAGAGCCTTGGTCTTCTCCTGATAAGGAGAAAAAGCGATATTTTGGTGCTGGTGGAAATGGTGTGGCGATGCGAATATTGCCTCATTGTTTGTTAGGTGCGACAGAAACTAATTTTGAAAACATTGCGAAAAATATTGTTGCTAATGGTGTTACAACTCACGGACACCCCAGAGCTTTGGTGGGTGGGCTTGCTTACGGTTTTGCCATTTGGGTAGCATTACGAGAGACGAATACTTTGCAATACGGTGCAATTCTTGAAAAAGTTTTATCTGAAGTTAATTATTGGTCTGTTTTACCAGATTTAAATGATATTTGCCCGAGTTGGAAAAATTCAGCTTTCCAAACAACTGATGGACAATATGACGATTCTTGGCAACACACTATTAAGGAGATGTTGCAACTTCTTGAGTTATGCCAAGAGGGAATGAAGCAAGGAGCGCTCTCGATTGAGCGAGAAGTTCTTACTAAACTTGGATGCTTTAATAAAAGTGTCAAAGGAGCAGGAACGGTAAGTGCTGCGGCTGCCATATTTCTGGCATCGCGTTTTGCCGCAAATCCGTTCTATGGTCTTTTAGAAGCAGGATTCGCTCACGGTGCTGACACTGATACGATTGCGTCAATGACTGGTGGAATTCTTGGTGCTATAGCGGGAATTGAATGGCTAGGAAATTACGCAGTAAAAGTTCAAGATGCAAACTATATCCGAGATATAGGAGAACATTTAGCCAGAAACCAAGGCGATTCACAAACTCAACAAGCAGATAATTTCACAATTCAGAAAACGCATCTAGATGCTTTCGTAAAACAAATCGAAGTGTCAAAACCTGCTGATAGTATATTGATTCCAGATGGAAGAAAAGCCCAAATATCAGCTTCTGTAAATCATCAGTCTATATCTAAATCAACTGTGGCGAAATCGTGGAAACTGACTACTGCTGAAGGTCAGTCTTTATATGTCAAAAAGCTTTCACGCCCTAAAAACAACACAGAAATTAACTCTCAGTTAAAATCTATTAGTGTCTCTGAACAGAATTTTGAATTCCAACAAGTTAATATTCTCCATGTAGGAATTGAAATTCCAGTTAGCAATTTGGATAAATCTCGTTTTTTCTATGAAAAAGTTTTAGGGATTCAAGTAGAACAAGAATCAAAGTTGTTGGTAAGATGTGGGAGTATTGTATTAATTAATATAGAATATTATAAGAAAAGACATGGCTTTTCTTCAGGGACTACTAAAGCACCTACTACTCACACGATTGACCTTGAAGTTGAATCACTCGATGAAGCTTATAATAATGTGAGCAAAGTAGAAGCAAAAATTGTAAAAGATATTTCAAAAAACCATGAAAGACGTTACTTTTATTGTCTTGACCCTGATGAGAATCAAATTAGAATTTTTGAAGTAAAGTTTTAA
- a CDS encoding TspO/MBR family protein, translating into MIKSWMVIGGVAFVVALGANIITPGDRKWFKRLQRPRWLTFEAAIPVIWTIIFICGAWSAYIVWEQNPGTTPTWVRMGLYLLLEILTIAYTPVMFRLRSLKAGTILGGAGFIVGIILTLAVLPVSGWAALLLVPYLLWSPIGTYTTWAMVRLNPQDA; encoded by the coding sequence ATGATTAAATCGTGGATGGTGATTGGGGGAGTCGCTTTTGTAGTAGCGTTGGGTGCTAACATTATTACTCCAGGCGATCGCAAATGGTTCAAACGTCTGCAACGACCGAGATGGCTCACTTTTGAAGCAGCGATTCCAGTTATTTGGACTATTATATTTATTTGCGGTGCTTGGTCTGCTTATATTGTTTGGGAACAGAACCCAGGAACCACCCCAACTTGGGTGCGCATGGGATTGTATCTACTTCTGGAAATTCTGACTATTGCGTATACCCCTGTCATGTTCCGGCTTCGCAGTCTTAAAGCTGGTACGATTCTCGGCGGCGCGGGTTTTATTGTAGGCATTATATTAACACTTGCCGTTTTACCTGTTTCTGGTTGGGCAGCACTACTCCTGGTTCCTTACTTGCTTTGGAGTCCAATAGGAACATATACCACTTGGGCAATGGTTCGACTGAATCCTCAAGATGCTTAA
- a CDS encoding TspO/MBR family protein, whose amino-acid sequence MIQSWMVIGAVTFAIAVGTFFITPRDVKWFAQLTRPRWLVFEPLIPLIWTVVFVCGAASANIVWQKNPGSLITWLLMGSFVLLEIITISYIPAMLRWRSLRIGEILGSVGVILGVLLTLSVLPISKLAALLLLPYLAWSPVGTYTTEELIQLNPKDA is encoded by the coding sequence ATGATTCAATCTTGGATGGTAATTGGGGCTGTGACTTTTGCGATCGCAGTTGGTACCTTTTTCATCACGCCTCGTGATGTTAAGTGGTTTGCACAGTTAACTCGCCCCAGGTGGTTGGTTTTTGAGCCGCTGATTCCGTTGATCTGGACTGTTGTATTTGTTTGCGGTGCTGCTTCTGCCAATATTGTTTGGCAAAAAAATCCAGGAAGTTTGATAACTTGGCTCCTGATGGGTTCATTTGTTCTACTAGAAATTATTACCATCTCATACATTCCAGCAATGCTTAGATGGCGGAGTCTTAGAATTGGGGAAATTCTTGGATCAGTTGGTGTGATTTTAGGTGTACTGCTGACACTCTCTGTTTTGCCGATTTCTAAATTGGCAGCGTTGCTACTTCTGCCATACTTGGCTTGGAGTCCAGTGGGAACCTACACAACCGAGGAATTAATCCAGCTTAATCCTAAAGATGCGTAG
- a CDS encoding M15 family metallopeptidase, whose product MRPYHKIPIIECGEMLVEIPLELFAVESPHPYKKLGAPYGEHSPYFLRESVVENLISAQNYLQLLRPHWRLQIFDGYRPVAVQKFMVNYAFGEALQMAGLTTDELSPDKSQAIWEEVYKIWAEPSLDEKTPPPHSTGAAVDVTLVDDTGEIVEMGSPIDEMSERSHPDYFANSSDPLAQQYHDNRQLLCLIMEKAGFQRNPREWWHFSLGDQMWAWLNNEANPNNPVVARYGRIV is encoded by the coding sequence ATGAGACCTTATCATAAAATACCAATAATCGAATGTGGTGAAATGTTAGTGGAGATTCCTTTAGAACTGTTCGCGGTGGAATCTCCTCATCCTTATAAAAAATTGGGTGCACCTTATGGTGAACACTCTCCTTATTTTCTTCGCGAAAGCGTTGTTGAGAACTTAATATCAGCCCAAAATTACCTCCAGCTGCTGCGTCCCCACTGGCGTCTGCAAATTTTTGATGGTTATCGTCCTGTGGCTGTGCAAAAGTTTATGGTGAATTACGCTTTTGGCGAAGCTTTGCAAATGGCGGGACTTACTACAGATGAACTATCCCCAGACAAAAGTCAAGCCATCTGGGAGGAGGTTTATAAAATTTGGGCTGAACCTAGTCTGGATGAAAAAACTCCGCCTCCTCATAGTACGGGTGCAGCTGTGGATGTGACACTAGTAGATGATACCGGGGAAATTGTAGAGATGGGTTCGCCGATAGATGAAATGTCAGAGCGATCGCATCCAGACTACTTTGCTAATTCTTCTGATCCACTCGCACAGCAATATCATGACAATCGCCAGCTATTGTGCTTAATTATGGAAAAAGCTGGATTTCAACGCAATCCAAGAGAATGGTGGCATTTTTCCCTAGGAGATCAGATGTGGGCTTGGCTGAATAATGAAGCCAATCCAAATAATCCTGTGGTAGCACGCTACGGACGCATTGTATAG
- the yidD gene encoding membrane protein insertion efficiency factor YidD has protein sequence MKLLLILLIRFYRMFISPLFLPTCRFQPTCSMYAIEAIERFGVWRGSWLAIRRILRCHPFHPGGYDPVPEASRTSTKQSSCCQHHE, from the coding sequence ATGAAATTATTATTGATTTTGCTGATTCGCTTTTACCGAATGTTTATCTCGCCGCTATTTCTCCCGACTTGTCGTTTTCAACCAACTTGTTCAATGTATGCTATTGAAGCAATTGAACGTTTTGGAGTCTGGCGCGGTAGTTGGTTGGCAATTCGGCGTATCTTGCGGTGTCATCCGTTTCATCCGGGTGGCTACGATCCAGTTCCGGAAGCCTCAAGAACATCAACAAAACAGTCATCTTGCTGTCAACATCACGAATGA
- a CDS encoding diacylglycerol/polyprenol kinase family protein, with translation MLNSFFDLQSIPPVWVQSAAVAIWVLLMLILAWVVNRAASKDPEVIRKIVHIGTGNVILLAWWLDIPPIVGITASIVASVVTLLSYQFPILPGINSVGRKSFGTFFYAVSIGVLIAWFWTLQKPHYAVLGILVMTWGDGLAALVGQKIGQNKYNVFGRQKSWEGSLTMAVVSFIISSSILVSVQGNLWQTWLISLTVALVATGLEVVSFLGIDNLTVPIGSAALAYVLSQLMANG, from the coding sequence TTGCTGAATTCATTTTTTGATTTACAGTCTATTCCTCCTGTGTGGGTACAAAGTGCCGCCGTTGCAATTTGGGTGTTACTCATGCTAATTCTTGCATGGGTAGTGAATCGCGCCGCCAGTAAAGATCCAGAAGTTATACGGAAAATAGTTCACATTGGCACAGGTAATGTGATTCTGTTGGCTTGGTGGCTAGATATTCCCCCAATTGTAGGTATTACGGCTTCGATTGTAGCGAGTGTAGTGACCTTATTGTCCTACCAATTTCCGATTCTGCCTGGTATTAATAGCGTTGGACGCAAAAGTTTCGGGACATTTTTCTATGCCGTTAGTATTGGTGTTCTCATAGCCTGGTTTTGGACACTGCAAAAACCTCACTATGCTGTACTCGGAATTTTAGTTATGACGTGGGGAGATGGATTAGCAGCTTTGGTAGGACAGAAAATAGGTCAAAATAAATACAATGTTTTTGGGAGACAAAAAAGTTGGGAAGGTTCCCTGACAATGGCTGTCGTGAGTTTTATTATCAGTAGTTCAATTTTAGTGAGTGTACAAGGGAACCTTTGGCAAACTTGGCTGATATCTTTAACGGTTGCTCTAGTCGCTACTGGCTTAGAAGTAGTTTCGTTTCTTGGTATTGATAATTTGACAGTTCCTATAGGTAGTGCAGCGCTGGCTTATGTTTTAAGCCAGTTGATGGCAAATGGGTAA